Proteins encoded in a region of the Stieleria neptunia genome:
- a CDS encoding SEC-C metal-binding domain-containing protein, giving the protein MGAMADAMAAYAQPLIDETDGSPEQMQMALNVAMACWNIGKLPEDKRQSAINSFADSMGLDEAECEAFQDDVLMPMISRHDEMFGQVFQSNAPGRSDWESGLEAKPPKAQAPKPGRYDPCPCNSGKKYKFCCERAARAR; this is encoded by the coding sequence ATGGGAGCGATGGCCGATGCGATGGCTGCATACGCACAACCATTGATTGACGAGACCGACGGGTCACCAGAGCAGATGCAAATGGCGCTGAACGTCGCGATGGCCTGTTGGAACATCGGGAAACTTCCCGAGGACAAACGACAGTCAGCGATCAATTCGTTCGCTGACTCAATGGGGCTGGACGAAGCCGAATGTGAAGCGTTTCAGGATGATGTGCTGATGCCGATGATCAGTCGCCACGATGAAATGTTCGGCCAAGTGTTTCAGAGCAATGCGCCGGGGCGGTCAGATTGGGAATCCGGTTTGGAAGCCAAGCCGCCCAAGGCCCAGGCCCCAAAACCAGGTCGTTACGATCCCTGTCCCTGCAACAGCGGGAAAAAATACAAGTTTTGCTGCGAGCGCGCCGCACGAGCTCGCTAG
- a CDS encoding CotH kinase family protein: protein MKRRFLRFTLLTVLAGLSAAALAQPPQGFGGPGGPGDFGAGGPGGPGGPGGPGGPGGPGGPGGQREDRKLVEQFDEDENGWLNRQERAKARAAATEQVGDQRGGFGGPGGGPPGGGRRGRGNREPAEPGRRVSVHEVEQFPDAGLYDSTVLRTLFFEFENQDWEKELEDFHGTDVDVPATLTVDGKTYANVGMRFRGQSSYGMVPSGYKRSFNVSIDLADEDQRLYGYKTLNLLNSNGDPSFLSSVLYSHIAGQYLPVPKANHVRVVINGESWGVYVNVQQFNKDFLAEHYESSKGTRWKASGSPRADAGLRYLGDDLDEYKQRFEMKSDDGKKAWKALAELCKTLNETPLDELERELAPMLDIDETLRFLALDVALVNSDGYWTRSSDYSLFLDSDKQFHVIPHDMNEAFQAGGGHGPGGPGGPGGRGGFGPGGPEGSGGRGGFGRGGFGPPPGGGFGPPQGDGFGPPQEDGLRPPPGGGFGLGRSDDGPPNRDADGERRRGRGGFGGPGAGGPGGRGGPGGGGGPGHGGVDLDPLVAVDNPRMPLHSRLLSVPSLRSKYLQYVRQIAEQSLAWNEVEPVIAQHAKLIKEEVAADTRKLTTLEAFEQATSLQAPDDKGNQPSLRSFFEQRQKFLLEYEAPGDAERR, encoded by the coding sequence GGCGGTCCAGGTGGCCCCGGCGGACCTGGCGGCCCCGGCGGACCCGGCGGACCAGGTGGCCCCGGCGGACAGCGCGAGGATCGAAAACTGGTCGAGCAATTCGACGAGGACGAAAACGGTTGGCTCAATCGCCAGGAGCGGGCCAAGGCGCGCGCCGCGGCGACAGAGCAGGTGGGCGATCAACGCGGAGGCTTCGGTGGTCCAGGTGGTGGACCGCCCGGCGGTGGGCGTCGCGGTCGCGGCAACCGCGAACCGGCCGAGCCCGGTCGTCGCGTCTCGGTTCACGAGGTCGAACAGTTTCCTGACGCCGGTCTGTACGACTCGACCGTGCTGCGTACGCTGTTTTTCGAGTTCGAGAATCAGGACTGGGAGAAGGAACTGGAGGACTTTCACGGCACCGACGTCGACGTTCCGGCTACGTTGACCGTTGATGGTAAAACCTATGCCAACGTCGGCATGCGTTTTCGTGGTCAGTCGTCCTACGGGATGGTCCCCAGTGGCTACAAACGGTCGTTCAACGTGTCGATCGACTTGGCGGACGAGGACCAGCGGCTCTACGGTTACAAAACCCTGAACCTGCTCAATAGCAATGGCGATCCCTCCTTCCTGAGTTCGGTGCTGTATTCACACATCGCCGGTCAGTATCTGCCGGTGCCCAAGGCGAACCATGTCCGCGTGGTGATCAATGGCGAAAGCTGGGGCGTGTACGTCAACGTGCAACAGTTCAACAAGGATTTCCTTGCCGAGCACTATGAATCGTCCAAGGGAACACGCTGGAAGGCGAGCGGAAGCCCCCGAGCCGATGCAGGCTTGCGTTACCTCGGTGACGACCTGGACGAGTACAAACAGCGTTTTGAAATGAAGTCCGACGACGGAAAGAAGGCTTGGAAGGCGCTGGCGGAGCTATGCAAAACGCTCAATGAAACACCGCTCGATGAATTGGAACGCGAACTCGCGCCGATGCTGGACATCGACGAAACGCTTCGCTTTTTGGCCTTGGATGTGGCCCTGGTCAACAGCGATGGCTATTGGACGCGATCGAGCGACTACAGCCTGTTTCTGGACAGCGACAAACAATTCCACGTGATCCCCCACGACATGAACGAAGCGTTTCAAGCCGGCGGCGGTCACGGTCCTGGAGGCCCCGGAGGTCCCGGAGGACGAGGCGGATTTGGTCCAGGAGGCCCCGAAGGCTCCGGGGGACGGGGCGGATTCGGACGGGGCGGATTCGGCCCGCCGCCGGGCGGCGGTTTTGGGCCGCCCCAAGGTGACGGTTTTGGGCCGCCGCAGGAAGACGGATTGCGGCCGCCGCCGGGTGGCGGTTTCGGCCTGGGCCGATCAGACGATGGCCCACCGAATCGCGATGCGGATGGAGAGCGTCGACGCGGTCGTGGTGGATTCGGCGGCCCGGGAGCTGGCGGCCCAGGTGGCCGTGGCGGACCAGGTGGCGGCGGCGGACCGGGCCATGGCGGCGTCGATCTCGATCCGCTGGTGGCCGTCGACAACCCGCGAATGCCGCTACACAGTCGGCTGCTGTCGGTGCCGAGTCTGCGGAGCAAGTATCTGCAGTATGTGCGTCAAATCGCAGAGCAATCGTTGGCGTGGAATGAAGTCGAACCCGTCATCGCTCAACACGCCAAGTTGATCAAGGAGGAAGTCGCCGCCGACACGCGAAAGCTGACCACGCTTGAGGCCTTCGAACAAGCGACTTCCTTGCAGGCCCCCGACGACAAGGGAAACCAACCGTCCCTGCGCAGCTTTTTCGAACAGCGGCAGAAATTCCTGCTGGAGTACGAAGCGCCCGGCGACGCCGAGCGTCGTTAG